A stretch of the Takifugu flavidus isolate HTHZ2018 chromosome 1, ASM371156v2, whole genome shotgun sequence genome encodes the following:
- the exoc7 gene encoding exocyst complex component 7 isoform X5, with protein MGILSRMIPTEDASARKREIEEKLKQEQETLSFIRENLEKSDQLTKGMVSILSSFESRLMQLENSIIPVHKQTENLQRLQDNVDKTLSCMDHVISYYHVAKDTDRIIREGPTGRLDEYLACIAKIQKAVEYFQDNNPDSPELNTVKARFEKGKELLEAEFRNLLTRYSKPVPPILILDAISVDEELEVQEEVVLEHLPEAVLQDIICIAGWLVEYGRNQDFMNVYFQIRSNQLDRSIKGLKEHFRKSSASSGVPYSPAVQTKRKDTPTKKVPKRPVYIPGTIRKAQNLLKQYSQHGLDGKKGGSNLTPLEGKDDVLDIEIDSYIHCISAFVKLAQSEYALLLEIIPEHHQKKTFDSLIQEALDNLMLEGDNIVSAARRAIMRHDYSAVLTIFPILRHLKMNKSEFDSTLQGTAASTKNKLPTLITSMETIGAKALEEFADSIKNDPDKEYNMPKDGTVHELTSNAILFLQQLLDFQETAGAMLASQVLGDTYNIPLDPRESSSSASSYTSEFNKRLLSTYICKVLGNLQLNLLSKSKVYEDAALSAIFLHNNYNYILKSLEKSELIQLVTVTQKRAESLYRELIEQQIISYKSSWFKVTEHLSEKNMPVFQPGTKLKDKERQIIKDKFKGFNDGLEELCKTQKGWAIPDKEQRDFIRRSQKTVVSEAYRAFLQRCANISFTKNPEKYHKYHPEHVEEMIEKLFDTSA; from the exons ATGGGCATTTTATCCAGGATGATCCCGACCGAAGACGCGTCCGCCAGGAAGCGGGAAATCGAGGAGAAACTGAAGCAG GAGCAGGAGACCCTTTCATTTATAAGAGAAAATCTAGAAAAGAGTGATCAGCTGACCAAGGGaatg GTCTCCATCCTGTCTTCCTTCGAGAGTCGTCTGATGCAGCTGGAGAACTCCATCATCCCAGTACACAAACAGACGGAGAACCTGCAGCGTCTGCAGGACAACGTGGACAAGACCCTGTCCTGCATGGACCACGTCATCAGCTATTACCACGTGGCCAAAGACACGGACAGGATCATCAGAGAAGG gcCGACCGGCAGACTGGACGAGTATCTGGCTTGTATTGCAAAGATTCAAAAAGCTGTGGAATATTTCCAGGACAATAATCCGGACAGCCCAGAACTCAACACAGTG AAAGCACGCTTTGAGAAGGggaaagagctgctggaggcagAGTTCCGCAACCTTCTGACCCGCTACAGCAAGCCCGTCCCTCCCATCCTCATCCTAGACGCCATCAGTGTGGACGAGGAactggaggtgcaggaggaggtggtgctggagcACCTCCCTGAAGCCGTGCTCCAGGACATCATCTGCatcgctggctggctggtggaaTACGGCCGCAACCAGG ATTTCATGAACGTTTACTTCCAGATCAGATCCAATCAGCTGGATCGATCCATCAAAGGACTGAAGGAACACTTCCGGAAGAGCAGCGCCTCCTCCGGTGTCCCCTACTCACCTGCCGTCCAAACCAAACGCAAGGACACGCCCACCAAAAAGGTTCCTAAGCGACCAG TCTACATCCCAG GGACCATTCGCAAGGCTCAGAACCTTCTGAAACAGTACTCACAGCATGGGCTGGATGGGAAAAAGGGGGGCTCTAACCTCACTCCTCTGGAAG GGAAAGACGACGTCCTGGACATCGAGATCGACTCCTACATCCACTGCATCAGCGCCTTTGTCAAGCTGGCCCAGAGCGAGTACGCCCTCCTGCTGGAGATCATCCCCGAGCACCATCAGAAGAAGACGTTTGACTCGCTCATTCAG GAGGCGCTAGACAACCTGATGCTGGAGGGAGACAACATTGTGTCGGCGGCTCGCAGGGCCATCATGCGCCACGACTACTCGGCGGTCCTCACCATCTTTCCCATCCTCCGACACTTGAAGATGAACAAGTCAGAGTTTGACTCCACTCTGCAG GGCACGGCGGCGAGCACAAAGAACAAGCTGCCCACGCTCATCACCTCCATGGAAACCATCGGAGCCAAAGCTCTGGAGGAGTTTGCAGACAGCATCAAG AATGATCCGGATAAAGAGTACAACATGCCCAAGGACGGAACGGTCCACGAGCTGACGAGCAAC gctatcctgttcctgcagcagctgctggacttcCAAGAGACAGCCGGAGCCATGTTGGCCTCACAAG TTCTGGGGGATACTTACAATATTCCGTTAGACCCCCGAG AGTCCAGCTCTTCGGCGAGCAGCTACACCTCCGAGTTCAACAAAAGGCTCCTCAGTACTTACATAT GTAAGGTGTTGGGAAACCTGCAGCTCAACCTGCTCAGCAAATCTAAAGTGTACGAAGACGCCGCTCTGAGCGCCATCTTCCTGCacaacaactacaactacaTCCTGAAGTCGCTGGAGAA GTCTGAGCTGATCCAGCTGGTGACGGTGACGCAGAAGAGAGCTGAGAGTTTGTACAGAGAGCTGATCGAGCAGCAGATCATCTCGTACAAAAGCAG ctggttcAAAGTCACAGAACACCTGTCGGAGAAGAACATGCCCGTCTTCCAGCCCGGCACGAAG ctgaaggacaaaGAGCGACAGATCATCAAAGACAAGTTCAAG GGTTTCAACGACGGCCTGGAGGAGCTGTGTAAGACCCAGAAGGGTTGGGCCATCCCTGACAAAGAGCAGCGCGATTTCATCCGCCGGTCACAGAAGACGGTGGTGTCGGAGGCCTACAGGGCGTTCCTGCAGCG ATGTGCCAACATCTCCTTCACCAAAAACCCTGAAAAATACCACAAATATCATCCTGAGCACGTGGAAGAGATGATCGAGAAGCTATTCGACACTTCTGCCTGA
- the exoc7 gene encoding exocyst complex component 7 isoform X3 has translation MGILSRMIPTEDASARKREIEEKLKQEQETLSFIRENLEKSDQLTKGMVSILSSFESRLMQLENSIIPVHKQTENLQRLQDNVDKTLSCMDHVISYYHVAKDTDRIIREGPTGRLDEYLACIAKIQKAVEYFQDNNPDSPELNTVKARFEKGKELLEAEFRNLLTRYSKPVPPILILDAISVDEELEVQEEVVLEHLPEAVLQDIICIAGWLVEYGRNQDFMNVYFQIRSNQLDRSIKGLKEHFRKSSASSGVPYSPAVQTKRKDTPTKKVPKRPVYIPGTIRKAQNLLKQYSQHGLDGKKGGSNLTPLEGYDHDLRVKLMTDALTEKHGGAAGKDDVLDIEIDSYIHCISAFVKLAQSEYALLLEIIPEHHQKKTFDSLIQEALDNLMLEGDNIVSAARRAIMRHDYSAVLTIFPILRHLKMNKSEFDSTLQGTAASTKNKLPTLITSMETIGAKALEEFADSIKNDPDKEYNMPKDGTVHELTSNAILFLQQLLDFQETAGAMLASQESSSSASSYTSEFNKRLLSTYICKVLGNLQLNLLSKSKVYEDAALSAIFLHNNYNYILKSLEKSELIQLVTVTQKRAESLYRELIEQQIISYKSSWFKVTEHLSEKNMPVFQPGTKLKDKERQIIKDKFKGFNDGLEELCKTQKGWAIPDKEQRDFIRRSQKTVVSEAYRAFLQRCANISFTKNPEKYHKYHPEHVEEMIEKLFDTSA, from the exons ATGGGCATTTTATCCAGGATGATCCCGACCGAAGACGCGTCCGCCAGGAAGCGGGAAATCGAGGAGAAACTGAAGCAG GAGCAGGAGACCCTTTCATTTATAAGAGAAAATCTAGAAAAGAGTGATCAGCTGACCAAGGGaatg GTCTCCATCCTGTCTTCCTTCGAGAGTCGTCTGATGCAGCTGGAGAACTCCATCATCCCAGTACACAAACAGACGGAGAACCTGCAGCGTCTGCAGGACAACGTGGACAAGACCCTGTCCTGCATGGACCACGTCATCAGCTATTACCACGTGGCCAAAGACACGGACAGGATCATCAGAGAAGG gcCGACCGGCAGACTGGACGAGTATCTGGCTTGTATTGCAAAGATTCAAAAAGCTGTGGAATATTTCCAGGACAATAATCCGGACAGCCCAGAACTCAACACAGTG AAAGCACGCTTTGAGAAGGggaaagagctgctggaggcagAGTTCCGCAACCTTCTGACCCGCTACAGCAAGCCCGTCCCTCCCATCCTCATCCTAGACGCCATCAGTGTGGACGAGGAactggaggtgcaggaggaggtggtgctggagcACCTCCCTGAAGCCGTGCTCCAGGACATCATCTGCatcgctggctggctggtggaaTACGGCCGCAACCAGG ATTTCATGAACGTTTACTTCCAGATCAGATCCAATCAGCTGGATCGATCCATCAAAGGACTGAAGGAACACTTCCGGAAGAGCAGCGCCTCCTCCGGTGTCCCCTACTCACCTGCCGTCCAAACCAAACGCAAGGACACGCCCACCAAAAAGGTTCCTAAGCGACCAG TCTACATCCCAG GGACCATTCGCAAGGCTCAGAACCTTCTGAAACAGTACTCACAGCATGGGCTGGATGGGAAAAAGGGGGGCTCTAACCTCACTCCTCTGGAAG GTTACGATCACGACTTGAGGGTCAAACTGATGACTGATGCCCTGACAGAGAAGCACGGGGGAGCCGCAG GGAAAGACGACGTCCTGGACATCGAGATCGACTCCTACATCCACTGCATCAGCGCCTTTGTCAAGCTGGCCCAGAGCGAGTACGCCCTCCTGCTGGAGATCATCCCCGAGCACCATCAGAAGAAGACGTTTGACTCGCTCATTCAG GAGGCGCTAGACAACCTGATGCTGGAGGGAGACAACATTGTGTCGGCGGCTCGCAGGGCCATCATGCGCCACGACTACTCGGCGGTCCTCACCATCTTTCCCATCCTCCGACACTTGAAGATGAACAAGTCAGAGTTTGACTCCACTCTGCAG GGCACGGCGGCGAGCACAAAGAACAAGCTGCCCACGCTCATCACCTCCATGGAAACCATCGGAGCCAAAGCTCTGGAGGAGTTTGCAGACAGCATCAAG AATGATCCGGATAAAGAGTACAACATGCCCAAGGACGGAACGGTCCACGAGCTGACGAGCAAC gctatcctgttcctgcagcagctgctggacttcCAAGAGACAGCCGGAGCCATGTTGGCCTCACAAG AGTCCAGCTCTTCGGCGAGCAGCTACACCTCCGAGTTCAACAAAAGGCTCCTCAGTACTTACATAT GTAAGGTGTTGGGAAACCTGCAGCTCAACCTGCTCAGCAAATCTAAAGTGTACGAAGACGCCGCTCTGAGCGCCATCTTCCTGCacaacaactacaactacaTCCTGAAGTCGCTGGAGAA GTCTGAGCTGATCCAGCTGGTGACGGTGACGCAGAAGAGAGCTGAGAGTTTGTACAGAGAGCTGATCGAGCAGCAGATCATCTCGTACAAAAGCAG ctggttcAAAGTCACAGAACACCTGTCGGAGAAGAACATGCCCGTCTTCCAGCCCGGCACGAAG ctgaaggacaaaGAGCGACAGATCATCAAAGACAAGTTCAAG GGTTTCAACGACGGCCTGGAGGAGCTGTGTAAGACCCAGAAGGGTTGGGCCATCCCTGACAAAGAGCAGCGCGATTTCATCCGCCGGTCACAGAAGACGGTGGTGTCGGAGGCCTACAGGGCGTTCCTGCAGCG ATGTGCCAACATCTCCTTCACCAAAAACCCTGAAAAATACCACAAATATCATCCTGAGCACGTGGAAGAGATGATCGAGAAGCTATTCGACACTTCTGCCTGA
- the exoc7 gene encoding exocyst complex component 7 isoform X1, with protein sequence MGILSRMIPTEDASARKREIEEKLKQEQETLSFIRENLEKSDQLTKGMVSILSSFESRLMQLENSIIPVHKQTENLQRLQDNVDKTLSCMDHVISYYHVAKDTDRIIREGPTGRLDEYLACIAKIQKAVEYFQDNNPDSPELNTVKARFEKGKELLEAEFRNLLTRYSKPVPPILILDAISVDEELEVQEEVVLEHLPEAVLQDIICIAGWLVEYGRNQDFMNVYFQIRSNQLDRSIKGLKEHFRKSSASSGVPYSPAVQTKRKDTPTKKVPKRPVYIPGTIRKAQNLLKQYSQHGLDGKKGGSNLTPLEGYDHDLRVKLMTDALTEKHGGAAGKDDVLDIEIDSYIHCISAFVKLAQSEYALLLEIIPEHHQKKTFDSLIQEALDNLMLEGDNIVSAARRAIMRHDYSAVLTIFPILRHLKMNKSEFDSTLQGTAASTKNKLPTLITSMETIGAKALEEFADSIKNDPDKEYNMPKDGTVHELTSNAILFLQQLLDFQETAGAMLASQVLGDTYNIPLDPRESSSSASSYTSEFNKRLLSTYICKVLGNLQLNLLSKSKVYEDAALSAIFLHNNYNYILKSLEKSELIQLVTVTQKRAESLYRELIEQQIISYKSSWFKVTEHLSEKNMPVFQPGTKLKDKERQIIKDKFKGFNDGLEELCKTQKGWAIPDKEQRDFIRRSQKTVVSEAYRAFLQRCANISFTKNPEKYHKYHPEHVEEMIEKLFDTSA encoded by the exons ATGGGCATTTTATCCAGGATGATCCCGACCGAAGACGCGTCCGCCAGGAAGCGGGAAATCGAGGAGAAACTGAAGCAG GAGCAGGAGACCCTTTCATTTATAAGAGAAAATCTAGAAAAGAGTGATCAGCTGACCAAGGGaatg GTCTCCATCCTGTCTTCCTTCGAGAGTCGTCTGATGCAGCTGGAGAACTCCATCATCCCAGTACACAAACAGACGGAGAACCTGCAGCGTCTGCAGGACAACGTGGACAAGACCCTGTCCTGCATGGACCACGTCATCAGCTATTACCACGTGGCCAAAGACACGGACAGGATCATCAGAGAAGG gcCGACCGGCAGACTGGACGAGTATCTGGCTTGTATTGCAAAGATTCAAAAAGCTGTGGAATATTTCCAGGACAATAATCCGGACAGCCCAGAACTCAACACAGTG AAAGCACGCTTTGAGAAGGggaaagagctgctggaggcagAGTTCCGCAACCTTCTGACCCGCTACAGCAAGCCCGTCCCTCCCATCCTCATCCTAGACGCCATCAGTGTGGACGAGGAactggaggtgcaggaggaggtggtgctggagcACCTCCCTGAAGCCGTGCTCCAGGACATCATCTGCatcgctggctggctggtggaaTACGGCCGCAACCAGG ATTTCATGAACGTTTACTTCCAGATCAGATCCAATCAGCTGGATCGATCCATCAAAGGACTGAAGGAACACTTCCGGAAGAGCAGCGCCTCCTCCGGTGTCCCCTACTCACCTGCCGTCCAAACCAAACGCAAGGACACGCCCACCAAAAAGGTTCCTAAGCGACCAG TCTACATCCCAG GGACCATTCGCAAGGCTCAGAACCTTCTGAAACAGTACTCACAGCATGGGCTGGATGGGAAAAAGGGGGGCTCTAACCTCACTCCTCTGGAAG GTTACGATCACGACTTGAGGGTCAAACTGATGACTGATGCCCTGACAGAGAAGCACGGGGGAGCCGCAG GGAAAGACGACGTCCTGGACATCGAGATCGACTCCTACATCCACTGCATCAGCGCCTTTGTCAAGCTGGCCCAGAGCGAGTACGCCCTCCTGCTGGAGATCATCCCCGAGCACCATCAGAAGAAGACGTTTGACTCGCTCATTCAG GAGGCGCTAGACAACCTGATGCTGGAGGGAGACAACATTGTGTCGGCGGCTCGCAGGGCCATCATGCGCCACGACTACTCGGCGGTCCTCACCATCTTTCCCATCCTCCGACACTTGAAGATGAACAAGTCAGAGTTTGACTCCACTCTGCAG GGCACGGCGGCGAGCACAAAGAACAAGCTGCCCACGCTCATCACCTCCATGGAAACCATCGGAGCCAAAGCTCTGGAGGAGTTTGCAGACAGCATCAAG AATGATCCGGATAAAGAGTACAACATGCCCAAGGACGGAACGGTCCACGAGCTGACGAGCAAC gctatcctgttcctgcagcagctgctggacttcCAAGAGACAGCCGGAGCCATGTTGGCCTCACAAG TTCTGGGGGATACTTACAATATTCCGTTAGACCCCCGAG AGTCCAGCTCTTCGGCGAGCAGCTACACCTCCGAGTTCAACAAAAGGCTCCTCAGTACTTACATAT GTAAGGTGTTGGGAAACCTGCAGCTCAACCTGCTCAGCAAATCTAAAGTGTACGAAGACGCCGCTCTGAGCGCCATCTTCCTGCacaacaactacaactacaTCCTGAAGTCGCTGGAGAA GTCTGAGCTGATCCAGCTGGTGACGGTGACGCAGAAGAGAGCTGAGAGTTTGTACAGAGAGCTGATCGAGCAGCAGATCATCTCGTACAAAAGCAG ctggttcAAAGTCACAGAACACCTGTCGGAGAAGAACATGCCCGTCTTCCAGCCCGGCACGAAG ctgaaggacaaaGAGCGACAGATCATCAAAGACAAGTTCAAG GGTTTCAACGACGGCCTGGAGGAGCTGTGTAAGACCCAGAAGGGTTGGGCCATCCCTGACAAAGAGCAGCGCGATTTCATCCGCCGGTCACAGAAGACGGTGGTGTCGGAGGCCTACAGGGCGTTCCTGCAGCG ATGTGCCAACATCTCCTTCACCAAAAACCCTGAAAAATACCACAAATATCATCCTGAGCACGTGGAAGAGATGATCGAGAAGCTATTCGACACTTCTGCCTGA
- the exoc7 gene encoding exocyst complex component 7 isoform X6, translating into MGILSRMIPTEDASARKREIEEKLKQEQETLSFIRENLEKSDQLTKGMVSILSSFESRLMQLENSIIPVHKQTENLQRLQDNVDKTLSCMDHVISYYHVAKDTDRIIREGPTGRLDEYLACIAKIQKAVEYFQDNNPDSPELNTVKARFEKGKELLEAEFRNLLTRYSKPVPPILILDAISVDEELEVQEEVVLEHLPEAVLQDIICIAGWLVEYGRNQDFMNVYFQIRSNQLDRSIKGLKEHFRKSSASSGVPYSPAVQTKRKDTPTKKVPKRPGTIRKAQNLLKQYSQHGLDGKKGGSNLTPLEGKDDVLDIEIDSYIHCISAFVKLAQSEYALLLEIIPEHHQKKTFDSLIQEALDNLMLEGDNIVSAARRAIMRHDYSAVLTIFPILRHLKMNKSEFDSTLQGTAASTKNKLPTLITSMETIGAKALEEFADSIKNDPDKEYNMPKDGTVHELTSNAILFLQQLLDFQETAGAMLASQVLGDTYNIPLDPRESSSSASSYTSEFNKRLLSTYICKVLGNLQLNLLSKSKVYEDAALSAIFLHNNYNYILKSLEKSELIQLVTVTQKRAESLYRELIEQQIISYKSSWFKVTEHLSEKNMPVFQPGTKLKDKERQIIKDKFKGFNDGLEELCKTQKGWAIPDKEQRDFIRRSQKTVVSEAYRAFLQRCANISFTKNPEKYHKYHPEHVEEMIEKLFDTSA; encoded by the exons ATGGGCATTTTATCCAGGATGATCCCGACCGAAGACGCGTCCGCCAGGAAGCGGGAAATCGAGGAGAAACTGAAGCAG GAGCAGGAGACCCTTTCATTTATAAGAGAAAATCTAGAAAAGAGTGATCAGCTGACCAAGGGaatg GTCTCCATCCTGTCTTCCTTCGAGAGTCGTCTGATGCAGCTGGAGAACTCCATCATCCCAGTACACAAACAGACGGAGAACCTGCAGCGTCTGCAGGACAACGTGGACAAGACCCTGTCCTGCATGGACCACGTCATCAGCTATTACCACGTGGCCAAAGACACGGACAGGATCATCAGAGAAGG gcCGACCGGCAGACTGGACGAGTATCTGGCTTGTATTGCAAAGATTCAAAAAGCTGTGGAATATTTCCAGGACAATAATCCGGACAGCCCAGAACTCAACACAGTG AAAGCACGCTTTGAGAAGGggaaagagctgctggaggcagAGTTCCGCAACCTTCTGACCCGCTACAGCAAGCCCGTCCCTCCCATCCTCATCCTAGACGCCATCAGTGTGGACGAGGAactggaggtgcaggaggaggtggtgctggagcACCTCCCTGAAGCCGTGCTCCAGGACATCATCTGCatcgctggctggctggtggaaTACGGCCGCAACCAGG ATTTCATGAACGTTTACTTCCAGATCAGATCCAATCAGCTGGATCGATCCATCAAAGGACTGAAGGAACACTTCCGGAAGAGCAGCGCCTCCTCCGGTGTCCCCTACTCACCTGCCGTCCAAACCAAACGCAAGGACACGCCCACCAAAAAGGTTCCTAAGCGACCAG GGACCATTCGCAAGGCTCAGAACCTTCTGAAACAGTACTCACAGCATGGGCTGGATGGGAAAAAGGGGGGCTCTAACCTCACTCCTCTGGAAG GGAAAGACGACGTCCTGGACATCGAGATCGACTCCTACATCCACTGCATCAGCGCCTTTGTCAAGCTGGCCCAGAGCGAGTACGCCCTCCTGCTGGAGATCATCCCCGAGCACCATCAGAAGAAGACGTTTGACTCGCTCATTCAG GAGGCGCTAGACAACCTGATGCTGGAGGGAGACAACATTGTGTCGGCGGCTCGCAGGGCCATCATGCGCCACGACTACTCGGCGGTCCTCACCATCTTTCCCATCCTCCGACACTTGAAGATGAACAAGTCAGAGTTTGACTCCACTCTGCAG GGCACGGCGGCGAGCACAAAGAACAAGCTGCCCACGCTCATCACCTCCATGGAAACCATCGGAGCCAAAGCTCTGGAGGAGTTTGCAGACAGCATCAAG AATGATCCGGATAAAGAGTACAACATGCCCAAGGACGGAACGGTCCACGAGCTGACGAGCAAC gctatcctgttcctgcagcagctgctggacttcCAAGAGACAGCCGGAGCCATGTTGGCCTCACAAG TTCTGGGGGATACTTACAATATTCCGTTAGACCCCCGAG AGTCCAGCTCTTCGGCGAGCAGCTACACCTCCGAGTTCAACAAAAGGCTCCTCAGTACTTACATAT GTAAGGTGTTGGGAAACCTGCAGCTCAACCTGCTCAGCAAATCTAAAGTGTACGAAGACGCCGCTCTGAGCGCCATCTTCCTGCacaacaactacaactacaTCCTGAAGTCGCTGGAGAA GTCTGAGCTGATCCAGCTGGTGACGGTGACGCAGAAGAGAGCTGAGAGTTTGTACAGAGAGCTGATCGAGCAGCAGATCATCTCGTACAAAAGCAG ctggttcAAAGTCACAGAACACCTGTCGGAGAAGAACATGCCCGTCTTCCAGCCCGGCACGAAG ctgaaggacaaaGAGCGACAGATCATCAAAGACAAGTTCAAG GGTTTCAACGACGGCCTGGAGGAGCTGTGTAAGACCCAGAAGGGTTGGGCCATCCCTGACAAAGAGCAGCGCGATTTCATCCGCCGGTCACAGAAGACGGTGGTGTCGGAGGCCTACAGGGCGTTCCTGCAGCG ATGTGCCAACATCTCCTTCACCAAAAACCCTGAAAAATACCACAAATATCATCCTGAGCACGTGGAAGAGATGATCGAGAAGCTATTCGACACTTCTGCCTGA
- the exoc7 gene encoding exocyst complex component 7 isoform X7: MGILSRMIPTEDASARKREIEEKLKQEQETLSFIRENLEKSDQLTKGMVSILSSFESRLMQLENSIIPVHKQTENLQRLQDNVDKTLSCMDHVISYYHVAKDTDRIIREGPTGRLDEYLACIAKIQKAVEYFQDNNPDSPELNTVKARFEKGKELLEAEFRNLLTRYSKPVPPILILDAISVDEELEVQEEVVLEHLPEAVLQDIICIAGWLVEYGRNQDFMNVYFQIRSNQLDRSIKGLKEHFRKSSASSGVPYSPAVQTKRKDTPTKKVPKRPVYIPGYDHDLRVKLMTDALTEKHGGAAGKDDVLDIEIDSYIHCISAFVKLAQSEYALLLEIIPEHHQKKTFDSLIQEALDNLMLEGDNIVSAARRAIMRHDYSAVLTIFPILRHLKMNKSEFDSTLQGTAASTKNKLPTLITSMETIGAKALEEFADSIKNDPDKEYNMPKDGTVHELTSNAILFLQQLLDFQETAGAMLASQVLGDTYNIPLDPRESSSSASSYTSEFNKRLLSTYICKVLGNLQLNLLSKSKVYEDAALSAIFLHNNYNYILKSLEKSELIQLVTVTQKRAESLYRELIEQQIISYKSSWFKVTEHLSEKNMPVFQPGTKLKDKERQIIKDKFKGFNDGLEELCKTQKGWAIPDKEQRDFIRRSQKTVVSEAYRAFLQRCANISFTKNPEKYHKYHPEHVEEMIEKLFDTSA, from the exons ATGGGCATTTTATCCAGGATGATCCCGACCGAAGACGCGTCCGCCAGGAAGCGGGAAATCGAGGAGAAACTGAAGCAG GAGCAGGAGACCCTTTCATTTATAAGAGAAAATCTAGAAAAGAGTGATCAGCTGACCAAGGGaatg GTCTCCATCCTGTCTTCCTTCGAGAGTCGTCTGATGCAGCTGGAGAACTCCATCATCCCAGTACACAAACAGACGGAGAACCTGCAGCGTCTGCAGGACAACGTGGACAAGACCCTGTCCTGCATGGACCACGTCATCAGCTATTACCACGTGGCCAAAGACACGGACAGGATCATCAGAGAAGG gcCGACCGGCAGACTGGACGAGTATCTGGCTTGTATTGCAAAGATTCAAAAAGCTGTGGAATATTTCCAGGACAATAATCCGGACAGCCCAGAACTCAACACAGTG AAAGCACGCTTTGAGAAGGggaaagagctgctggaggcagAGTTCCGCAACCTTCTGACCCGCTACAGCAAGCCCGTCCCTCCCATCCTCATCCTAGACGCCATCAGTGTGGACGAGGAactggaggtgcaggaggaggtggtgctggagcACCTCCCTGAAGCCGTGCTCCAGGACATCATCTGCatcgctggctggctggtggaaTACGGCCGCAACCAGG ATTTCATGAACGTTTACTTCCAGATCAGATCCAATCAGCTGGATCGATCCATCAAAGGACTGAAGGAACACTTCCGGAAGAGCAGCGCCTCCTCCGGTGTCCCCTACTCACCTGCCGTCCAAACCAAACGCAAGGACACGCCCACCAAAAAGGTTCCTAAGCGACCAG TCTACATCCCAG GTTACGATCACGACTTGAGGGTCAAACTGATGACTGATGCCCTGACAGAGAAGCACGGGGGAGCCGCAG GGAAAGACGACGTCCTGGACATCGAGATCGACTCCTACATCCACTGCATCAGCGCCTTTGTCAAGCTGGCCCAGAGCGAGTACGCCCTCCTGCTGGAGATCATCCCCGAGCACCATCAGAAGAAGACGTTTGACTCGCTCATTCAG GAGGCGCTAGACAACCTGATGCTGGAGGGAGACAACATTGTGTCGGCGGCTCGCAGGGCCATCATGCGCCACGACTACTCGGCGGTCCTCACCATCTTTCCCATCCTCCGACACTTGAAGATGAACAAGTCAGAGTTTGACTCCACTCTGCAG GGCACGGCGGCGAGCACAAAGAACAAGCTGCCCACGCTCATCACCTCCATGGAAACCATCGGAGCCAAAGCTCTGGAGGAGTTTGCAGACAGCATCAAG AATGATCCGGATAAAGAGTACAACATGCCCAAGGACGGAACGGTCCACGAGCTGACGAGCAAC gctatcctgttcctgcagcagctgctggacttcCAAGAGACAGCCGGAGCCATGTTGGCCTCACAAG TTCTGGGGGATACTTACAATATTCCGTTAGACCCCCGAG AGTCCAGCTCTTCGGCGAGCAGCTACACCTCCGAGTTCAACAAAAGGCTCCTCAGTACTTACATAT GTAAGGTGTTGGGAAACCTGCAGCTCAACCTGCTCAGCAAATCTAAAGTGTACGAAGACGCCGCTCTGAGCGCCATCTTCCTGCacaacaactacaactacaTCCTGAAGTCGCTGGAGAA GTCTGAGCTGATCCAGCTGGTGACGGTGACGCAGAAGAGAGCTGAGAGTTTGTACAGAGAGCTGATCGAGCAGCAGATCATCTCGTACAAAAGCAG ctggttcAAAGTCACAGAACACCTGTCGGAGAAGAACATGCCCGTCTTCCAGCCCGGCACGAAG ctgaaggacaaaGAGCGACAGATCATCAAAGACAAGTTCAAG GGTTTCAACGACGGCCTGGAGGAGCTGTGTAAGACCCAGAAGGGTTGGGCCATCCCTGACAAAGAGCAGCGCGATTTCATCCGCCGGTCACAGAAGACGGTGGTGTCGGAGGCCTACAGGGCGTTCCTGCAGCG ATGTGCCAACATCTCCTTCACCAAAAACCCTGAAAAATACCACAAATATCATCCTGAGCACGTGGAAGAGATGATCGAGAAGCTATTCGACACTTCTGCCTGA